The following DNA comes from Thermoflexus hugenholtzii JAD2.
CGGGGAGCTCGGGGTCCAGGGGCACCTGCTGGACTCCTTCGTATCGCTCCACCGGGGCGCCGGGGCGGTAGATCTCCACGGCTTTGCGGTAGGGGTCGATCAGCACGGCCAGGCGGGCGCCGTTGGCCAGGTAGGTCTCCATCTTCTCTCGTAG
Coding sequences within:
- a CDS encoding Uma2 family endonuclease, with amino-acid sequence LREKMETYLANGARLAVLIDPYRKAVEIYRPGAPVERYEGVQQVPLDPELPGFTLELGPIFE